In Trichocoleus sp. FACHB-46, the following proteins share a genomic window:
- the glp gene encoding gephyrin-like molybdotransferase Glp produces the protein MLPVKQAEALILSLVNPLSPAQDTEVLDLLSASRRILTAAVTSALDFPHWDNSAMDGYAVRFADVQSCKAEQPATLEIVEEIPAGYQPQQTIQPGQAARILTGAMMPAGADTVVMQERTQRQGDRVTILEAPEFQAFVRQRAAFYQAGTPLLKPGIELNAPEIAVLAAAQCAQVSVYRRPRVAILSTGSELVAPDQPLQPGQIVDSNQYALAALVQQLGAEPLLLGGIPDEPEALKSAIAQAITTADVVLSSGGVSVGDYDYVDEILATLGAEIHIRAVAIKPGKPLTVATFAAPQARSVLYFGLPGNPVSALVTFWRFVQPTLRKLSGLAQGWEPTFIKACTQQDLRSDGKREGYLWGHLQLVDGDYEFRLAGGSHSSGNLINLAQTNGLAMLPVGQTAIAAGTEIFVMQVD, from the coding sequence ATGCTGCCCGTTAAGCAAGCAGAAGCGCTAATTCTCAGCTTAGTTAACCCCTTATCGCCCGCTCAAGATACAGAAGTTTTAGACTTACTGTCTGCGTCTCGGCGGATTTTGACAGCAGCGGTTACGAGTGCGCTTGATTTTCCTCACTGGGACAATTCAGCGATGGATGGCTATGCAGTGCGCTTTGCCGATGTGCAGTCCTGCAAGGCTGAGCAACCTGCAACGCTAGAAATTGTGGAGGAAATTCCCGCAGGGTATCAACCGCAGCAAACGATTCAGCCTGGGCAAGCCGCCCGGATTCTGACTGGGGCCATGATGCCAGCGGGAGCCGATACTGTTGTGATGCAAGAGCGCACCCAGCGTCAAGGCGATCGCGTCACCATTCTAGAAGCCCCAGAATTTCAAGCTTTTGTGCGGCAGCGAGCAGCCTTTTACCAAGCGGGCACCCCCCTCCTGAAACCAGGCATTGAACTAAACGCGCCCGAAATCGCAGTATTAGCAGCAGCCCAGTGCGCGCAAGTCAGCGTTTACCGCCGTCCTCGGGTTGCCATCCTCTCGACTGGTAGTGAGTTAGTTGCCCCAGACCAACCTTTGCAACCTGGGCAAATTGTGGACTCGAACCAGTACGCTTTAGCCGCGTTGGTGCAGCAGCTAGGAGCAGAACCCTTGCTGCTAGGGGGGATTCCAGATGAACCGGAAGCCTTAAAGTCAGCGATCGCCCAAGCAATCACTACTGCCGATGTCGTGCTTTCCTCCGGCGGTGTTTCCGTTGGTGACTATGACTACGTGGATGAGATCTTGGCAACACTGGGAGCCGAAATCCACATTCGAGCCGTAGCCATCAAACCAGGCAAACCTTTGACAGTGGCAACTTTTGCGGCACCCCAAGCGCGTTCGGTTTTGTACTTCGGGCTACCTGGGAATCCCGTTTCAGCTTTGGTTACTTTCTGGCGCTTCGTTCAACCCACGCTCCGCAAACTATCAGGATTAGCTCAAGGCTGGGAACCGACGTTTATTAAAGCCTGCACCCAGCAAGATTTACGCTCCGATGGCAAGCGAGAGGGCTATCTTTGGGGACATCTGCAATTGGTGGATGGTGACTACGAATTTCGTCTAGCAGGAGGCAGCCATAGCTCTGGCAACCTGATCAACCTGGCCCAAACCAATGGCTTAGCGATGTTACCTGTAGGTCAAACCGCGATCGCCGCAGGCACAGAAATATTTGTCATGCAAGTCGATTGA
- a CDS encoding Gfo/Idh/MocA family protein has product MVSTNVNPTSAKPRSRSQIGVAMIGTGFGQKVHLPGFQAHDRTQVVAVYHRDLAQARAIAEAHQIPHACSSVAEIAALPEVQAVSISTPPFLHYDMAQTVLQAGKHILLEKPTTLSATEAKNLYHFAANQQAIAALDFEFRCVPAWQRLAELLAEGYVGETRLIKIDWLVSSRADATRPWNWYAQREKGGGALGAIGSHAFDYIAWLFGPIQRLSARLSTSIPARPDPRTGEQKTVDADDTCMLMLELANGTPCQVCLSSVTYQGRGHWIEVYGDRGTLVLGSNNQKDYVHGFQLWASQGGQPLSLVEIPKRLEFPKTYLDGRIAPFMGVVDRWVQGIDQRAAIAPSLREGVYSQLLMDLTQQSHTAGTWVEVPDLEQFLAS; this is encoded by the coding sequence ATGGTTTCCACCAACGTGAACCCCACCTCCGCAAAACCTCGCTCGCGATCGCAAATAGGTGTTGCAATGATTGGCACAGGTTTTGGGCAAAAAGTTCACCTTCCAGGGTTTCAAGCCCACGATCGCACCCAAGTAGTGGCAGTGTATCACCGGGATCTAGCCCAAGCCAGAGCGATCGCCGAAGCCCACCAAATCCCCCATGCTTGCAGCAGCGTCGCAGAAATTGCCGCTTTGCCAGAAGTGCAGGCCGTCAGTATTTCTACACCCCCGTTTCTGCACTACGACATGGCCCAAACCGTATTGCAAGCAGGCAAACACATCTTGCTAGAAAAGCCGACAACCCTCTCCGCCACAGAAGCCAAAAACTTGTATCATTTTGCAGCCAACCAGCAAGCGATCGCAGCCCTCGATTTTGAATTTCGCTGTGTCCCTGCTTGGCAACGCTTGGCTGAGCTGCTAGCCGAAGGTTATGTCGGTGAAACTCGCTTGATCAAAATTGACTGGCTGGTTTCCAGCCGAGCCGATGCCACCCGTCCTTGGAATTGGTATGCTCAGCGAGAAAAAGGAGGCGGTGCTTTAGGCGCGATCGGTTCCCATGCCTTTGACTACATTGCTTGGCTGTTCGGCCCCATCCAACGCCTATCGGCTCGGCTGAGTACTTCTATCCCGGCACGTCCCGACCCCAGAACGGGCGAGCAGAAAACGGTCGATGCCGACGACACCTGCATGCTGATGCTAGAGCTAGCCAACGGTACACCTTGCCAAGTTTGCCTCAGCTCCGTTACCTATCAAGGTCGTGGTCACTGGATAGAAGTGTATGGCGATCGCGGCACTTTGGTTTTAGGCAGCAACAACCAAAAAGATTACGTGCATGGGTTTCAGCTTTGGGCCAGCCAAGGCGGACAACCCCTGAGCTTGGTAGAAATTCCCAAGCGCTTAGAGTTTCCTAAAACCTACCTGGATGGTCGGATTGCACCGTTTATGGGGGTGGTCGATCGCTGGGTGCAAGGAATTGATCAACGAGCCGCGATCGCCCCTTCCTTGCGTGAAGGTGTCTACTCACAATTGCTGATGGACTTAACCCAGCAATCCCACACCGCAGGAACTTGGGTAGAAGTGCCCGATTTAGAGCAATTCTTAGCAAGTTGA